From a single Pirellulaceae bacterium genomic region:
- a CDS encoding enoyl-CoA hydratase/isomerase family protein — protein sequence MGGKPTTTLTFPEPNIALITLDNPDRSANILAQPTLKELEQHFDTLQARNDVHGLILCSGKPGMFIAGADIGEFVASMEQPGDHRSHAEAMCRKGQALFARLSAMPFVTVAAIDGVCMGGGTEISLWCDRRIASNSPRAEIGLPEVKIGLIPGWGGTVRLPRIAGLSNAIEMITSGETVSAAAALQLGIVSAVVNSDKLLSAAIGLVKLEHARGGYLKDRQRWQQPIKLSPTELAFLKVTAGAMISQLTQGNYPAPVVALETMLETHNQSIEKACEVEAQGLAKLFGGEANRALMNVFFITDRNKKDQGAVGGSAPAKIQTVGVIGAGIMGSGIAGAHLKRKLNTFLSDTMPEALSKGVRGTLEEVSFDKASKAPNPKQLLEFAPLLKSTSDLSELSDCDLVIEAVVEKLEVKKQLFNQLEAVLRPDAILASNTSTIPITELAKGLKHPERFCGIHYFNPVRRMMLVEVIRGPQSSDATIASAVAHVKKLGKFPVVVQDGPGFLVNRLLFPYMNEALQLLAEGVPMDAIDKAAKKFGLPMGPLELHDMVGLDTALYAGGVMHDKLPERMIDTPILAAMVNAGRLGNKSGQGFYSYKNKKGKRTADPAVQELLKPFIKSSGNQPSGDALTARLILPMLLEASDVLDAGLVRDARDVDLGLIYGIGFPPFKGGLLFWADRQGIGSIMKMLEPLAAVGPRFAPTKYLKELAASGKSFYQKSQA from the coding sequence ATGGGCGGAAAGCCTACGACGACTCTGACTTTTCCAGAACCCAACATTGCGCTGATTACACTGGACAATCCGGACCGCAGCGCCAACATCTTGGCACAACCAACTTTAAAGGAGCTGGAGCAGCACTTCGATACGCTTCAGGCCCGCAACGATGTTCATGGATTGATTCTATGTTCGGGCAAGCCCGGCATGTTTATCGCCGGTGCTGACATTGGCGAATTCGTCGCGTCCATGGAGCAACCTGGCGATCATCGATCCCACGCCGAAGCCATGTGTCGCAAGGGACAGGCTCTGTTTGCCAGACTTTCGGCCATGCCGTTCGTAACCGTAGCCGCCATCGATGGTGTGTGCATGGGAGGGGGTACGGAGATATCCCTGTGGTGTGATCGCCGCATCGCTTCTAACAGTCCGCGAGCCGAAATCGGTTTGCCTGAGGTCAAGATCGGGCTGATTCCAGGCTGGGGTGGCACCGTGCGACTGCCGCGCATTGCCGGTTTATCCAATGCGATCGAAATGATTACCAGCGGTGAGACCGTTTCGGCCGCAGCCGCTTTGCAATTGGGTATTGTCAGTGCCGTTGTCAACTCGGACAAACTCTTGAGTGCCGCAATTGGGCTGGTCAAGCTAGAGCATGCGCGCGGGGGCTACTTGAAGGATCGCCAGCGCTGGCAACAGCCCATTAAGTTATCGCCTACGGAACTCGCCTTTCTCAAGGTGACTGCTGGAGCGATGATCAGTCAGTTGACCCAGGGCAACTACCCAGCACCGGTCGTGGCCTTGGAGACCATGTTGGAAACTCACAACCAGAGCATCGAAAAGGCATGTGAAGTCGAAGCTCAGGGTTTGGCGAAACTATTTGGCGGTGAAGCCAATCGAGCGTTGATGAATGTGTTCTTCATCACGGACCGTAACAAGAAGGATCAAGGTGCTGTTGGTGGATCGGCACCCGCCAAAATCCAAACGGTCGGCGTGATCGGTGCCGGCATCATGGGTTCAGGCATTGCCGGTGCCCACTTGAAGCGTAAGCTCAACACTTTCCTGTCCGATACGATGCCCGAAGCGCTCAGCAAGGGAGTCCGTGGCACGCTGGAAGAAGTATCGTTTGACAAGGCCAGTAAGGCCCCCAACCCCAAGCAGCTATTAGAGTTCGCGCCGCTATTGAAATCAACCAGCGACCTGTCGGAACTGTCCGACTGCGATTTGGTGATCGAAGCCGTGGTCGAAAAGCTCGAAGTCAAGAAGCAGCTGTTCAATCAGCTGGAGGCTGTGCTGCGACCCGATGCGATTTTGGCCTCCAACACATCCACGATTCCCATTACCGAACTGGCTAAGGGGTTGAAGCATCCGGAAAGATTCTGCGGGATTCACTATTTCAATCCGGTTCGCCGCATGATGTTGGTGGAGGTCATTCGGGGGCCACAGAGTTCCGACGCAACGATCGCCAGCGCTGTGGCTCACGTCAAGAAATTGGGCAAGTTCCCGGTGGTCGTCCAGGACGGTCCGGGATTCTTGGTCAATCGTCTACTGTTCCCGTACATGAACGAAGCTTTGCAATTGCTGGCCGAAGGCGTGCCCATGGACGCCATCGACAAGGCCGCCAAGAAATTCGGTCTGCCGATGGGGCCATTGGAACTGCACGACATGGTCGGGCTAGATACTGCTCTGTATGCCGGTGGCGTCATGCACGACAAACTGCCAGAAAGAATGATCGACACCCCCATTTTAGCTGCCATGGTGAATGCTGGACGGCTGGGGAATAAATCTGGACAGGGATTTTATTCCTACAAGAATAAGAAAGGTAAACGAACGGCCGATCCGGCGGTTCAAGAACTGCTGAAGCCGTTCATTAAGAGTTCCGGTAATCAGCCTAGTGGTGATGCTTTGACAGCCAGGCTAATTCTGCCCATGCTGCTAGAGGCAAGCGATGTGCTTGACGCCGGATTGGTTCGCGATGCACGTGATGTGGATTTGGGGCTAATTTACGGAATAGGCTTCCCGCCGTTCAAAGGCGGGTTGTTGTTCTGGGCTGATCGACAGGGCATTGGCAGTATTATGAAGATGCTGGAACCGTTAGCGGCGGTCGGCCCGCGATTCGCTCCAACCAAATATCTCAAAGAATTAGCCGCTAGCGGCAAGTCCTTCTATCAAAAATCTCAGGCTTAG
- the fadA gene encoding acetyl-CoA C-acyltransferase FadA translates to MRNAVVIDAVRTPVGRAHPERGFYRLIRSDDLAASCVQALLDRTGLAAEHVEDLIMGNTQQTLEQGMNVARTVGLVAGLNVTTGGTTVNRLCGSSLQAINQASHAIAAGAEDVHIVGGLEHMHHVSMMHAVDINPKMYRTTSKAAMMMGITAEFLAQSQGISRQEQDEFACSSHRKAAQAEAEGRFDAERIEIYGHDESGGIMLLDHDQCVRAETTMEILAGLDPAFMPKVGTVTAGNSSPLNDGAAALLVMSDERARELGVKPIARIVASAVAGVDPCVMGTGPVPATKKALKRANLQLSDIGLIELNEAFAAQALSCIRTLGMDMDKVNVNGGAIAIGHPLGASGARITTTLLHSMQQRQVQFGLATMCIGAGQGIATIFELVA, encoded by the coding sequence ATGAGAAATGCAGTAGTCATTGATGCGGTGCGGACCCCTGTTGGCCGCGCACACCCGGAACGAGGCTTCTATCGCTTGATTCGCAGCGATGATTTAGCAGCCTCTTGCGTTCAGGCATTGCTCGACCGAACGGGCTTAGCCGCCGAACACGTCGAAGACCTGATCATGGGCAACACCCAGCAGACCCTCGAGCAAGGCATGAATGTGGCGCGAACCGTTGGTTTGGTTGCCGGACTGAATGTGACCACAGGCGGGACGACGGTCAATCGACTGTGTGGCAGCAGTTTGCAGGCCATCAATCAAGCCTCGCATGCTATCGCAGCTGGCGCCGAAGACGTACACATCGTGGGCGGGCTAGAGCACATGCATCACGTGTCGATGATGCACGCCGTGGACATCAATCCCAAGATGTATCGCACGACCTCCAAAGCTGCGATGATGATGGGTATTACCGCCGAATTCTTGGCTCAGTCGCAAGGTATTTCCCGTCAAGAGCAAGACGAATTTGCATGTTCGAGCCATAGAAAAGCGGCCCAAGCCGAGGCTGAGGGCCGGTTTGATGCTGAGCGGATTGAGATTTACGGTCATGATGAATCGGGCGGGATCATGTTGTTGGACCACGACCAATGCGTTCGCGCCGAGACGACCATGGAGATACTGGCGGGTCTTGACCCTGCGTTTATGCCCAAGGTTGGAACGGTAACAGCGGGCAACAGTTCACCTCTCAACGACGGTGCCGCCGCCCTGTTGGTGATGTCCGACGAGCGGGCTCGTGAATTGGGTGTTAAGCCCATCGCCCGAATTGTGGCTTCAGCCGTCGCCGGTGTTGATCCGTGTGTGATGGGGACCGGACCGGTGCCAGCTACAAAGAAAGCTCTTAAGCGAGCCAATTTGCAGCTCTCGGATATCGGGTTGATCGAGTTGAATGAGGCGTTCGCGGCACAAGCGTTGTCCTGCATTCGCACATTGGGCATGGACATGGATAAAGTCAACGTTAATGGGGGAGCAATCGCCATTGGCCACCCGTTGGGTGCTAGCGGCGCGCGGATTACCACAACGCTGCTGCACTCAATGCAGCAGCGTCAAGTTCAGTTTGGACTAGCCACGATGTGCATCGGTGCTGGGCAGGGAATTGCCACGATTTTTGAATTAGTTGCGTAA
- a CDS encoding acyl-CoA/acyl-ACP dehydrogenase, whose amino-acid sequence MSTELKSPHKSSSPQAESFAETALKLGGKSDDEARRTGAIDRADDQVEELFKPQYQTVNSPAHRAVWDQGVPVDLFRSKEFTTPADIQQVMDRSIEVVKQHRDGNTLLDERSKIRDQVLEDLGSAGYWGLLVDKEYGGSGASIRSFSTFLTRMAQVNPTIGGLASVHGCIGAVDPVRTFGNDEQKQRFLPDLASGRRLSAFALTEPGAGSDLTALRTRAKLDGDSYVVNGEKLFITNVVPGRTVGLVCLVEDQPAVLICDLPREENANFQLRKYGLHALKHTFNQGIIFKDFRVPKENLLHVERGNGLTIAYHGLNLGRIALCAGAAGVMRGMMGSMIPWAQYRVTYAEKIAKRELVRRRLSKLAGMIVASDSLVHWCSDLIDQGYRGEMECIVAKIFGSEFQKEAAIELFMKTHGGRSFLHGHLLGDNVHEFLAPCIYEGEGEMLGMAFFKSLVKHHGMQFFEPVGKALHAAGIRNMNPANPMHLWALRGVMGPYVKWLAGRKLSRIPRPELPTMPSRLRNHAEFACIALQKTALETDGLMQRHQLKLADRQCQMSELSLRIQSMIVVLCTSLYAARQNNEVIQDAADVFCIETIRRYTGKRLSDRDYRAINKLGETIVDGGWKTFTSEAPDEIMMKY is encoded by the coding sequence ATGTCGACCGAATTGAAATCACCGCACAAGTCCAGTTCGCCACAAGCGGAATCGTTCGCCGAAACCGCACTCAAGTTGGGAGGCAAGAGTGATGATGAAGCTCGACGCACCGGAGCCATTGACCGTGCGGATGATCAAGTCGAAGAGCTGTTCAAGCCGCAGTATCAAACCGTCAACAGCCCGGCTCACCGCGCCGTATGGGATCAAGGCGTACCAGTGGATCTGTTCCGTAGCAAAGAATTCACTACACCTGCCGACATTCAGCAGGTGATGGACCGTTCGATCGAGGTTGTTAAACAACATCGCGACGGCAATACACTGTTGGACGAGCGCAGTAAGATTCGGGATCAAGTCTTAGAAGACTTGGGCAGTGCCGGTTACTGGGGCTTGTTAGTTGACAAAGAGTATGGTGGGTCAGGGGCTTCGATCCGTAGCTTTTCCACATTTTTGACCCGCATGGCACAAGTGAACCCAACCATTGGTGGCTTGGCCTCGGTTCACGGCTGCATTGGTGCCGTCGATCCGGTACGTACGTTTGGTAACGATGAGCAGAAGCAACGGTTTCTGCCGGACTTAGCCAGCGGTCGCCGCTTGTCGGCATTTGCTTTGACAGAGCCGGGTGCCGGTTCCGACCTGACGGCCCTGCGAACTCGGGCGAAGCTGGATGGCGACAGTTATGTCGTCAACGGTGAAAAGTTGTTCATCACCAACGTGGTGCCTGGACGAACCGTCGGCTTAGTGTGCTTGGTTGAAGATCAACCGGCTGTTCTCATCTGCGACCTGCCTCGGGAAGAGAACGCCAATTTTCAGCTTCGTAAGTACGGCTTGCATGCTTTGAAACACACCTTCAACCAAGGCATCATCTTCAAGGACTTCCGCGTACCGAAGGAGAATTTGCTGCATGTCGAGCGCGGTAATGGCCTGACCATTGCTTACCACGGCTTGAACCTGGGTCGCATCGCACTGTGTGCTGGCGCCGCTGGGGTCATGCGCGGCATGATGGGCAGCATGATTCCGTGGGCCCAATATCGTGTTACCTATGCCGAAAAGATCGCGAAGCGAGAATTGGTTCGACGACGATTGAGTAAGCTAGCAGGCATGATCGTCGCCTCGGATTCTCTGGTGCATTGGTGTTCCGATTTGATCGACCAAGGCTATCGCGGAGAAATGGAATGTATCGTGGCCAAGATTTTTGGCTCCGAGTTCCAGAAGGAGGCCGCAATCGAACTGTTTATGAAGACCCACGGCGGACGCTCGTTCCTGCACGGCCATCTATTAGGTGACAACGTGCATGAATTCTTGGCACCTTGCATTTACGAAGGTGAAGGCGAGATGCTGGGCATGGCCTTCTTCAAGTCGTTGGTCAAACATCACGGTATGCAGTTCTTCGAGCCCGTAGGAAAGGCTCTGCACGCGGCAGGCATTCGCAATATGAATCCCGCCAACCCCATGCACTTGTGGGCGCTACGTGGCGTGATGGGCCCTTATGTTAAGTGGCTGGCGGGCCGCAAGCTGTCTCGAATTCCTCGACCGGAATTGCCGACGATGCCTTCACGACTACGCAATCATGCCGAGTTTGCCTGCATCGCCTTGCAGAAAACCGCTTTGGAGACCGACGGCTTGATGCAGCGCCATCAGCTGAAGCTGGCTGACCGCCAGTGCCAGATGTCGGAGCTGTCGCTGCGAATTCAGTCGATGATCGTCGTGCTGTGTACCAGCTTGTACGCGGCTCGTCAGAACAACGAGGTCATCCAAGATGCAGCGGATGTCTTCTGCATCGAGACGATTCGACGATATACCGGCAAACGCTTAAGCGATCGCGATTATCGCGCCATCAACAAATTGGGCGAGACCATCGTCGACGGCGGCTGGAAGACCTTTACCAGTGAAGCTCCAGACGAAATCATGATGAAGTACTAG